The genomic window TGCTCAATCAGGCAACAAGCGACAGAGAGCAGCTTGCAAGGATACTGAATATCTCGGACAATCTGCTGTCCTATGTTACCAACAGCGACAGCGGACAGGGGCTTATCTGCTGCGGTGGTTCAATTATTCCATTCAGAGATAAGTTCCCGCATAATGAGCTCTATGACTTAATGACAACAAAATTATCAGAGATAGCCGAGAACGAGCACAAGAAGGAGTGATTTGAATACAGATAGAGACTAAAAGGGCAAGAGATGCACCTCAGACGAATATAGAGCGAGAGGGCATTGAGACCGGACATGAAAAGATAGGGGTCGGGAATAAGTATCATATAAAGTCGGTCAAAAAGGGGAGTATTCAGACTTCCTGGGGCGGAAAAGATGTGGTGCTTAAAAATCCAAACGTCAACCGAGAGGAACGAATAAGACAGCTTCGGGGTATAAAGCGGCGAAAGGACTATTTCAAAAGCCGTAAGTTTACTCTTTCAAGGCGGAAATATACTGCCGCTAAAGGCGATGAAGAAAGCCCGAACAACATAACTACAGTACAAAGCACAGTAAATGTTGCACAGGGCGTTATGCAGACAGGCGGTGTTATACGCACTGCTGTGGGCGGTACTCGGAATACGGCAGGCAGGATACAGACCGCTGTGAATCGTGGTGTAAGCGTCGGTTCGGTAAAAGATGTGGGTAAAATGGCAACTGTTGCAAAAAATGCAACAACCGGTGTTGTTAAGGAAGCAGGTCATTCTCTGTTGAGAACAAGGGTAGATAAGACCACCACCACCGATACCGGAACTGAGGCTATTAAGCAAGGGCTTACTGACATAAGTTATGCAGATAATGCCCGAAAAGCGGTCGGAAATACTGTAAAAGGCGGAATAAAGACTGCACGTTCGGTCAAGGAAACGCCAAAGGCTGTGGGGCGTGATGTGCAGAGGATAAGAGAAAAGCTTATCCGAAAGCACAGAGCTAAACAGATAGTAAAGGCTAAGAAAACAGGCAAGGCAGCAGGGCAAACTGCGAAGAAGGGCGCAAGTGTGATCGGAAAGGTCGTTACCTCAAAGGGGTTTATCATAGCAGCTCTTGGGGCAGGACTTGTGCTATTAACAGCAACACTGCTTTCAAGCTTTATATCTTTGATAATCTCTGCTATATCCTCAATGTTTTCATGGCTCATACCCGGTGACGGCACAAGTCAGTATGATTATCTCCAGATGTATCATACTCAGGTGCAGGAAATACAAAGCCGTTTGCAGGAAGAAATAGACGGCAATTATGAATATACTCCTGAATACAGGTATGATGATACCGAGATCACAAGTTTGAACCAATATGGAAATCTCACGCTTTCAGTCGATGAGAATGCGGTCATAGCTGCTTGTGCGGCAAAGGAGTTTCAAGTCGGAAATGACACTCTGACTGATGAAATGTTAAGTGAGGTAATTGAGAACTTTTATTCATACTCTCACGAAACAGAGAACGGGTATTGTCCGGATCACGACTGTATGATTGATGAAAATACTGAGCTCGTCGTTAATGACGGATTTAGTATCAAAAGTCGGGAATACATAGCGGCGGAGGATAAATATGCAGTTACATTCACCGGAGATTGTTATGAGCACACATCATCTGTTTTTACCGATCTGACTATTGGTACAAGTGACGGGGATATAACCGGAACAGGATATGCGCAAATTGATGGCTCTGCTTGGGAAATAACATATAACATTGACAGCGACAGCTATTCGGATATTGATTGGGACGATATATCCATAAAGACCACAACAATATACTGCGATAACCCCGATCACGTTATTTACTACGGTGAGGTAGTGAATTTCGACGCAGAGACCGGGCTTGAGAATATGAACTTTACTGATGATGTAGAGGGAATGTTTTGGACTTTCTATTCAATCTTACAGCAAGGAGGGTTTTGATGTTCGGCTCACTTAAAAGACTAAGAAACAGCTTAAAAATGACAGACCTTTCTTCAAGGCAGGAGTCACAGGAAAGTGATGAGGGCAAGGATCATAGGGCGGTCATTATAATGGCAGCAATGCTTGCCGTTGCGATCACACTTACACTTGTAAAGGCTACTTATGACCCGGTAACTCAGGCAGAGCTTAATAGTCTGAGGATAAGTGCCTTTGACGTTATATTATTCCTAACGGCTGTTATAGGGTATTTTGTAATGAAGAAAAGGGGGAAGAAATGACAGAAAGGAAAGAAAAGCTGACAGCAAGGCTTGATAAAGTTCGCAAGAATATCGAGGACACCAAGCGGCTGATAGCTTATCACAAGAAGATGCTGAAGATATATCAGCGTAAGGAAACGGAGCTTTGCGACAGGCTCGAAAAGGAGCAGCTAAGTGACCTGTTCAAGACTGTCAAGGATAAAGGCTGCGATATTGAAGCTATAAATACGGCTATCAATAATGGGGAGTTTTCATCAAGCGTTAATGAGGTTATCGCACCAAAAGCGAATGAAGAAAATATTGATGTATACTATGATGATAAAAGGGAGGTTAGGATAGTTGAAGATAAATAAAGCTTTTAAACGTGGAGTGTCAGGTATGCTTGCGGCTGCAATAGCATTAAGTACGCTTGCAACATCAGTAACTGCTGCAAGCACAGGTGTTACTATCGGATATACCTGGGACAGCTCGGTCAATCCGACCTTATACACAAATAAATATGCTGCAAGCGGCGGCAAGGGCTCGCTTACCTACGGAGAGCAGATCGCAAGGTTTGTTCCGAGTACAGACAGCGATGTATGGGCGTTCTGTATTGAGCCCGGTGCAAGCCTTACGGGTCAGTCATACGGAAGCTGGGTAAGTGCAAACGGCTTTACCGAGTATGACACCTTTGACCTTAATGATAAGAACAAAGCAGATACAGCGGCATATTGGAAGTCTATAGGAGGAACAGACGGAGATATTGCAAAATATCTTGCACTTGTTCAGTATTATGGGTTTTCTTCACATAAAAACGGCAATTATTTCGCAGCCACTCAGTGCTTGCTTTGGGAAATAGCTATGAACTACAGAGGACATACACCAAGTACCTTTGCAACGTGCTCTGATCAGTTATGGAATGACTTTACTTACCCTTCGGGCGGTTGGTGTACAAAAGCCGGAGTTGAGGCAGCGTATAAGGATATAGTTGCAAATGTAAAGGCACATTATAACCTTCCTGCGGCAATGCAGAAAACTGCGGCGCTTGCAAAGGATAATGCAAAGGTAATGAAATTTAATGCTTCAAATATGCGTTATGAGGCTAAGTTTACCATAAACTCAGCATATGTTGACAAGACAAGCCTTGCCCACAATTTCAGTACATATAAGTCTGCACTTGAAGCACTTGTAAAGAGCAGGTTTAAAGGTACTTACGGTAAGGATTACGGTATTGATACCACTACAAGCGGAAATAACACAGTTTATACTGTATGGTCAAATGAGAGGCAGTTTACAAGCAGCTCTGACAGCAGTATATATGCGACCTCTGCTATTCCCATGCAGCTTAAAAGCGGATTAAAGCAAAAGGAATCGCTTTTTTGCAAGTCATATTATCAGACCTGCATGTCAGCTACGACCTTTGATCCGGTCAAGGGCTATTCAGCGCTCGCAAGCTATAACGAGCCTAATTTAAAGGTGGAAAAGACATATACCGACAGCAGCAACAAGGCTATAACTGCGACTGAGTTGAATGATCTGCTTGGTAAGACCTCTTTTGTTATCTCAGCTACTATAAACAGCAAAAAATACTATGTTGTTGCAGATAAGGATAATGATAAAAACAGATATGTGTTTAGAAAATATACCACATCTGAATCAGAGGCTACAAAGTTTAAAACAATTGATAATTCAACTAAAAAGGGTGTGTTTTCTGTATTTGATCTGCCTACCTCAGCTTCATCAGGCAGAACATATACTGTAAAAGAATACAGCGTACCCGATACAGAACGATATGAAAAGCTTTCAAAGTCTGTTAAGCTGCCTTCACCAACCTCTGAATTTATGACAAATGCAGGAACGGGAACGGTCAAGCTTAATAACAACGAGGAAAGCTATGACGCTAAATTTGGTTCAGCCACACTTGATAAGATCGTAGAAAATGGTGACGGCAAGGTGCTTTCCGATGATAATGAAAGAGATATAGCTGCTCTGTCGGATATATACAAGTCAACTAAGTTTATCGTCGGCTTCTGGGACGGAACTACAATGCGATATCTGACAACTGCACATAAGTCTGCATCAAAGGCTTTAAACGGCGATCTTGCTGACCTTAAAAACTACAATGATACAACTTATGAAACAGGTGACGGAAAATACTATATGCCTACAACTCTTAATAAGGCTCACGAAGTAATATTTGATGAAAGCCGTACAAGTACGGACATATCAAAGGCACAGATCCTTTCAGCAGGATACCTATATACGGGTACAGATACCTGTGATTATTTCGGACAGATATTTTTAAATCTTTTACCGCTTGATTCTTCAGGCAATGCTCAGGAGATAGTGTTTATTGAGATAAATGGTGCTAAGGGCTATGGCTATGATGATACTGTAAAGGAATCAGGCGCAGTAATGCTTAGCACGATAGGCTCATATAAGGATAAAAGAAATATCTCGGGAGTAATGAAGAATGATACGGGAAAAAGCTATACTATCACAAGCTCTACGGGTAAGGAGTATGTTATATCCTCCGGTAAATATTACCCTATAAGCGGCAACAAGCTTGAAAGCAACAAGCTGCGTTCAAGTGCTGAGATAGTAAATGAGCTTGTAAACTATGAGCTTATCCTAACTAAAAAGGATGATAAAAACACTATTCTCCCGGGGGCAACTTACGGCTTATACAACAGCAGCAAGAAACTGTTAAAAACAGCGGTAACAGGTAATGACGGAAAGGCCAAATTTGAGTATAACCTTATCCAAAACACCGACTATTATGTGCATGAGATAACTGCACCTGACGGGTATGTGTTGGATACTCAGTATTACAAGGTAAACCGCAGCAATGCTGTAGGTGATGACCTTGACAATTTCCAGAACGCAAAGCTTAATGATTACGGCTATGAGGTAAAGGATAAGCCATATACGTTAAAAATCGAGCTCAACAAGTATGATATTATAAACAACATCAAGATCGAAGGTATAACCTTTGATGTTTCTCTAAACGGTAAAACTGTTGCAAGTATCAAAACCGATAAGAACGGCTATGCAAGTATATCCGATCTTCCCCTCGGAAAACTGAAGGATAAAACATTTGAAAACATATATACAGTTACAGAGCGAGAGAATGACAAGTATATTATGCTTGATGATGAAGGCAATGCCTCAAAGGAGATAAAGATCGTTACTACTGTAGGCGATATAGAGAGCAAGACTGATCCTGTTATTACTTATACAGCAGATATTCCAAATACCTTACAGCTTGTGGATCTTAAAGTAAGTAAGGTGGATGAGTATGATAATCCTGTAAAGGGAGTAACATTTGACCTTGCACCGGCACAGGATATAGTTTTTAACGGCAAGACAGTTCAGAAGAAGGGTGAAAAGATAGGAACACTTGTAACTGACGAAAAGGGTGTTGCATCTTCAAAGTATATCGAATATGCTACAGAGGGTACAAAGGGCTATGAGAAGATCCTTCCTATTTATCCGAACTTTGAGTATATGTTGACCGAAAGGTCAGCTCCGGAGCCTTATATAGTTCCAAAAAACAATGTAACAAGATTTATTGCCAAGTCTGATAAGGCAACTACATTGACGATCCCTCACGAGATAAAAATCAAGGACAATGTTCAGACCGGCATACTTGATGTATATAAACAGGATAAAGACACTAAGAAGCCTTTGCAGGGCGCTGTGTTTGAGGTCAGAGCAGCTAAGGATCATTTTATCGGAACAAAGCAGATACACAAAACAGGGGATCTTATCTGTACAATGACAA from Ruminococcus sp. NK3A76 includes these protein-coding regions:
- a CDS encoding SpaA isopeptide-forming pilin-related protein; this encodes MKINKAFKRGVSGMLAAAIALSTLATSVTAASTGVTIGYTWDSSVNPTLYTNKYAASGGKGSLTYGEQIARFVPSTDSDVWAFCIEPGASLTGQSYGSWVSANGFTEYDTFDLNDKNKADTAAYWKSIGGTDGDIAKYLALVQYYGFSSHKNGNYFAATQCLLWEIAMNYRGHTPSTFATCSDQLWNDFTYPSGGWCTKAGVEAAYKDIVANVKAHYNLPAAMQKTAALAKDNAKVMKFNASNMRYEAKFTINSAYVDKTSLAHNFSTYKSALEALVKSRFKGTYGKDYGIDTTTSGNNTVYTVWSNERQFTSSSDSSIYATSAIPMQLKSGLKQKESLFCKSYYQTCMSATTFDPVKGYSALASYNEPNLKVEKTYTDSSNKAITATELNDLLGKTSFVISATINSKKYYVVADKDNDKNRYVFRKYTTSESEATKFKTIDNSTKKGVFSVFDLPTSASSGRTYTVKEYSVPDTERYEKLSKSVKLPSPTSEFMTNAGTGTVKLNNNEESYDAKFGSATLDKIVENGDGKVLSDDNERDIAALSDIYKSTKFIVGFWDGTTMRYLTTAHKSASKALNGDLADLKNYNDTTYETGDGKYYMPTTLNKAHEVIFDESRTSTDISKAQILSAGYLYTGTDTCDYFGQIFLNLLPLDSSGNAQEIVFIEINGAKGYGYDDTVKESGAVMLSTIGSYKDKRNISGVMKNDTGKSYTITSSTGKEYVISSGKYYPISGNKLESNKLRSSAEIVNELVNYELILTKKDDKNTILPGATYGLYNSSKKLLKTAVTGNDGKAKFEYNLIQNTDYYVHEITAPDGYVLDTQYYKVNRSNAVGDDLDNFQNAKLNDYGYEVKDKPYTLKIELNKYDIINNIKIEGITFDVSLNGKTVASIKTDKNGYASISDLPLGKLKDKTFENIYTVTERENDKYIMLDDEGNASKEIKIVTTVGDIESKTDPVITYTADIPNTLQLVDLKVSKVDEYDNPVKGVTFDLAPAQDIVFNGKTVQKKGEKIGTLVTDEKGVASSKYIEYATEGTKGYEKILPIYPNFEYMLTERSAPEPYIVPKNNVTRFIAKSDKATTLTIPHEIKIKDNVQTGILDVYKQDKDTKKPLQGAVFEVRAAKDHFIGTKQIHKTGDLICTMTTGADGHATSGDAKMYIGAQYSLTEKTAPKGYSLKSDSKTFTFSFAGNNAEYSKLGIDVDNSSQQGRISVHKTGDVFTSVNPSMSAIKEENGVVMTTPVTYDLVFTNGDLEGAVFDVIADEDIITADGTIRAHKGDLVAQIKTDKKGYAQTDMLYLGKYKVCEKQAAYGYINKSEPQLVELKYAGQEASVSDTVNTDFVNEYQSVRVHLAKAMERDETYGIGQNKEYTKVRFGLFADEKITAADGTFVPEGGLISELSLGEDMTAEFNAKIPFGKYYIQEIATDDHYILNGEKYLVTYEYAGQSIDTVEIDCGKFTNEIKRGSVKGLKVNEHDEPLANAVFGLFKADTKDFSEANAVKTSVSDENGSFGFDNIPYGKYIVTELSSPAGYVFDDKKHDVNIAKDGDEVYLKAINKATQLNVSKIDIYGSELKGALMQITDTDGKVFAEWTSNGNTRCITKIPAGSYVLKETASPDGYVIAAQISFTIDRYNRVTVDDIKTLSTDSNGVPTITMIDDTTKVSLTKFDITGNKELAGALMQIIDKDGCIIDEWTSTNESHYIEAVLKAGESYILHEVSAPTGYVLANDISFTVSTDGSVDKVNMTDDITKVSVTKYDITGEKEISGAKLQVIDSEGNIIDEWISSDVAHEINGVLKASGEYILHEEISADGYVIANDVSFVVDDKGEITKVYMYDDTTKVKISKLDITNDEELAGAYLQIIDKDGNIVDEWVSTNEPHYIEALLISGETYTLHETIPAEGYVVADDVTFTVNDKGEVTEVKMYDDTTKVKISKRDITNDEELAGAYLQVIDKDGNIVDEWVSTNEPHYIEALLISGETYTLHETIPAEGHVVADDVTFTVNDKGEVTEVKMYDDTTKVHITKLDITTKKELPGAKLQIIDGETVVEEWTSTDKAHIIEGKLIAGKEYTLREITAPKGYEISDDIKFKVNEDGSVTSVVMYDEHTPDTSTHIQTPKTSIPFIGNPQTGSAVENTAFAGIAATLLIMIVCSVRKKE